One window of the Triticum dicoccoides isolate Atlit2015 ecotype Zavitan chromosome 3B, WEW_v2.0, whole genome shotgun sequence genome contains the following:
- the LOC119275431 gene encoding polyadenylate-binding protein-interacting protein 11-like has translation MAAVAEGSPAASAQAASAAAAKEAEYRKDVQKLVDLLSKLNPAAKEFVPSSAAATPRKGLSADAPVFYYGPIGGRNGGIAGYPGADAGYIGYQQRMRRNFVDNERRNVYINHGRRRTNERARRADREESIRRTVYVSELDHTVTEERLAEIFANCGQVVDCRICGDPHSVMRFAFIEFSGEEGARAALNLGGTMLGFYPVRVLPSKTAILPVNPKFLPATEDEKEMVIRTVYCTNIDKKVTQLDVKSFFEELCGEVSRLRLLGDNVHSTRIAFVEFVNAEGAIQALNCSGMILGTLPVRVSPSKTPVKPRLNRVVSN, from the exons atggcggcggtggcggagggctCGCCCGCGGCTTCCGCGCAGGCGGCTTCCGCGGCGGCGGCCAAGGAGGCGGAGTACCGCAAGGACGTGCAGAAGCTGGTGGACCTGCTCTCCaagctgaacccggccgccaaggagTTCGTCCCGTCCTCCGCGGCCGCCACGCCCAGGAAGGGGCTGTCGGCGGACGCGCCGGTGTTCTACTACGGCCCGATCGGAGGCCGGAACGGGGGGATCGCCGGGTACCCCGGCGCCGACGCCGGGTACATTGGGTACCAGCAGCGCATG AGGAGGAATTTTGTAGATAATGAGAGGAGGAATGTATACATCAATCATGGAAGGAGGAGGACAAACGAGAGGGCGAGGCGTGCAGACAGGGAAGAGAGCATCCGGCGAACCGTTTATGTCTCTGAACTCGACCATACA GTGACAGAGGAAAGACTTGCTGAAATCTTTGCTAATTGTGGGCAA GTTGTCGATTGCAGAATCTGTGGTGATCCACATTCTGTTATGAGGTTTGCATTCATTGAGTTCTCTGGTGAAG AGGGTGCTAGAGCTGCACTTAACCTTGGTGGCACAATGCTTGGGTTCTACCCAGTTAGAGTCTTGCCTTCAAAGACAGCAATCTTACCTGTGAATCCAAAATTTCTTCCAGCG ACGGAGGATGAGAAGGAAATGGTCATACGGACGGTTTATTGTACAAATATAGATAAGAAG GTTACTCAATTAGATGTAAAGAGTTTCTTTGAAGAACTTTGTGGTGAG GTCTCTCGTTTGAGACTTCTAGGTGACAATGTACATTCAACAAGGATTGCTTTTGTTGAGTTTGTCAAT GCTGAGGGTGCTATCCAGGCTCTGAATTGCAGTGGGATGATTTTGGGCACACTGCCAGTCAG GGTGAGCCCTTCAAAGACCCCGGTGAAGCCACGTTTAAATCGGGTGGTGTCAAACTGA
- the LOC119275433 gene encoding serine-rich adhesin for platelets-like isoform X2, whose amino-acid sequence MRLKELCADKSNLQHEQMKLQKQKSATNQLRVAEEPIDHPDNVRVIQRKLVYIIGMPSEFASEKILRQKSFLGQYGKIENIIIDNIGANQQIPDSGRVYVTFSREEEAVLCIEAVNGYILDGRPLKATFGVTRYCHIWLSNKVCQKPNCSYVHQKALPEDVCTKDDVGVFCARIQHLLGMNMKGPQQRSGVTLPSPGGCNSRTTMCSGNSKDKICVNDVVVLGVCNNNPGTLPAAIPRDSGKPPSIVNTALHQQNNHESVLSQQKQVASKSHELPPLRPKDQLASSDDKSNTSVHLGNGISDSKKMASEVNGTVETSWRKPHYANVVSQGSSGPARRLTVLTRELTSTDTRSKVTGQVGSWISSKAAGQASSSISSTDTRFKAAGQVVSSISSTVTRSKAAGQVVSWTSSTDTRSKAAGQVVSSTSSTDTRPKATGQVVSWTSSTDTRSKAAGQVVSSTSSTDTWSKAAGQVVSSTSSTDTRPKATGVTWISNSKRLGLPKDEGHDRTAIPRYQAVKGVSQRPEEPSNRLTSQLSSAVVKPHVRAEEKNACSDTRDNPVQEKHMQAMVSTVSASATALESSSVIPTVLRNHSSSNGVSQTSAGPDKLSNLHRKLASENQSKILHQQKAALSNKAVASGSILGNQVVCTDGKHQSSPQGGDRSLYNGEMTLLGAKIPSEHAEKIGLPRPVSDILAKDSQGRKRLVCPPGFSELRKSSDSGRSVSMSSSTCSALRSTSDAPAQDSSCSVTDQPDIISWVSECLEDDGDHKESSGVSISSTLSSTDTIWRPTPQVPGPSFGASNHCQLPPYPGGLPQSMGGDQNPMRCCCTFPSVSNRPNQMPEYWNGGANSYMAPGGYDTFYQNWTNGSADSGLNSAQVDLSYSMYTLF is encoded by the exons TTTTCTTGGGCAATATGGAAAAATAGAGAACATCATTATCGACAACATTGGAGCTAACCAACAGATTCCTGACTCTGGCCGTGT ATATGTCACATTTTCGAGAGAAGAAGAAGCTGTACTGTGCATAGAGGCGGTTAATGGTTACATCTTGGATGGCAGACCTTTAAA GGCAACCTTTGGCGTTACGAGATATTGTCATATATGGCTAAGCAATAAG GTTTGCCAAAAGCCAAATTGTTCATATGTGCACCAGAAAGCCCTACCAGAAGATGTTTGTACCAAAGATGATGTTGGTGTGTTTTGCGCAAG GATTCAGCATTTGCTGGGAATGAATATGAAGGGCCCCCAGCAGCGTTCAGGAGTTACTTTACCTTCTCCAGGTGGCTGCAATTCAAGAACTACCATGTGTAGTGGGAATTCCAAAGATAAA ATTTGCGTCAATGATGTAGTAGTACTCGGAGTTTGCAATAATAATCCTGGTACCCTGCCAGCAGCAATTCCACG GGATTCAGGCAAGCCGCCATCCATTGTAAATACAGCTCTTCATCAGCAGAATAATCATGAGAGCGTACTTAGTCAGCAAAAACAGGTTGCCTCCAAATCTCATGAATTACCACCACTTAGACCAAAGGACCAGTTGGCTTCTAGCGATGACAAATCCAATACATCTGTGCATTTGGGAAATGGAATTTCAGATTCCAAAAAAATGGCCTCAGAAGTAAATGGAACagttgaaacttcatggagaaaacCACATTATGCTAATGTAGTTTCACAAGGATCTAGCGGACCAGCTCGCCGCTTGACTGTGCTTACCAGGGAGTTGACATCTACTGATACAAGGTCTAAAGTTACAGGACAAGTAGGTAGCTGGATATCATCTAAAGCTGCAGGACAAGCATCCAGTTCGATATCATCTACTGATACAAGGTTTAAAGCTGCAGGACAAGTAGTTAGTTCGATATCATCTACTGTTACAAGGTCTAAAGCTGCCGGGCAAGTAGTTAGTTGGACATCATCTACTGATACAAGATCTAAAGCTGCAGGACAAGTAGTTAGTTCAACATCATCTACTGATACAAGGCCTAAAGCTACAGGACAAGTAGTTAGTTGGACATCATCTACTGATACAAGGTCTAAAGCTGCAGGACAAGTAGTTAGCTCGACATCATCTACTGATACATGGTCTAAAGCTGCAGGACAAGTAgttagttcgacatcatctactgaTACAAGGCCTAAAGCTACAGGAGTTACTTGGATTTCAAATTCCAAGAGACTTGGTTTGCCAAAAGATGAAGGCCATGACAGAACTGCAATTCCCAGATATCAGGCTGTAAAGGGAGTTTCCCAGAGACCAGAGGAACCTTCCAATAGGTTAACTAGCCAGCTTTCCTCAGCAGTTGTTAAACCTCATGTTAGAGCAGAGGAGAAGAATGCATGCTCAGATACCAGGGATAATCCAGTCCAAGAAAAGCACATGCAGGCTATGGTGAGCACTGTATCAGCCAGTGCAACTGCATTGGAGAGTTCGAGTGTCATTCCTACCGTGCTCCGTAATCATTCAAGTTCTAACGGTGTGTCACAGACATCAGCTGGGCCAGATAAGCTTTCAAATTTGCACAGAAAGTTGGCATCTGAAAACCAATCAAAGATCTTACATCAACAAAAGGCAGCTCTTTCAAATAAAGCTGTAGCAAGTGGTAGCATTCTCGGCAATCAAGTTGTGTGCACTGATGGCAAACATCAATCTTCACCACAAGGAGGGGATCGCAGCTTGTACAATGGGGAAATGACCTTGTTAGGAGCTAAAATTCCATCTGAGCATGCAGAGAAGATTGGGCTACCAAGACCAGTCAGTGATATATTGGCCAAGGATAGTCAAGGAAGAAAGAGATTAGTTTGTCCACCTGGATTTAGCGAGCTTCGCAAGTCTTCTGATTCAGGCAGGTCTGTATCAATGAGCTCCTCAACTTGCTCTGCACTTCGCTCTACATCTGATGCCCCGGCACAAGATTCATCATGCTCTGTTACAGACCAACCAGACATCATTAGCTGGGTCTCAGAATGCCTGGAAGATGATGGAGATCACAAAGAAAGTAGTGGTGTGAGCATATCTTCCACACTCAGCTCCACTGATACCATATGGAGACCCACACCACAGGTTCCTGGCCCCAGTTTCGGTGCATCAAATCACTGTCAGTTACCTCCATACCCTGGTGGCTTGCCCCAGTCCATGGGTGGGGATCAAAACCCCATGAGATGCTGCTGCACTTTTCCGTCCGTAAGCAATAGACCAAATCAGATGCCTGAATATTGGAATGGAGGTGCCAATAGCTACATGGCCCCTGGTGGGTATGATACATTCTACCAAAACTGGACTAATGGAAGTGCAGATTCAGGCCTGAACAGTGCACAAGTTGACCTTTCATACTCCATGTACACCCTGTTCTGA